In Niallia sp. FSL W8-0635, one genomic interval encodes:
- a CDS encoding alanine/glycine:cation symporter family protein — MFIVDFFNNILWSYVVIYGLIGIGIYFTYKTGFIQFRYIKEMIRVIFEKTPANAAGEKSISAFKSFCIGSATRIGTGNLAGVAVAITVGGPGAVFWMWLVALLGGATSFVESTLAQVYKAKDPEKPGTFRGGPAYYITKGLNKKWLGIIFAVLIAFTFGLIFNSVQSNTISAAFETAFGFNTAITGIVLAAVTGVIIFGGVHRIANFSSVIVPIMAVCYIAVAFFVIITNITHLPAVLALIVKNAFGFEQAIGGGIGVAIMQGVRRGLFSNEAGMGSAPNAAATAHVSHPAKQGFIQTLGVYVDTIIVCTATAFVILVSTDIFNAGQYEGINLLQASLSAQVGSWANIFIAVSILLFAFSSIVGSYYYGETNIQFITKNKAVLNIFRFATIAFVIIGAVAKLGMVWNVADLFMGLMTVINLIAIFALSKVAFKVLKDYEGKRKQGLDPVFNPKELGIENTECWEREELEQERQVKIS; from the coding sequence ATGTTCATCGTAGACTTTTTTAATAATATCCTTTGGTCGTATGTAGTGATTTATGGCTTGATAGGAATTGGCATTTACTTTACTTATAAAACTGGATTTATTCAGTTTCGCTATATAAAAGAAATGATTAGAGTCATTTTTGAGAAAACACCAGCAAATGCAGCTGGCGAAAAATCGATTTCTGCCTTTAAGTCTTTTTGTATCGGCTCTGCTACTCGTATTGGAACTGGAAACTTAGCGGGTGTTGCAGTTGCAATTACGGTTGGAGGACCTGGTGCAGTATTTTGGATGTGGCTCGTAGCTCTATTAGGCGGAGCAACAAGCTTTGTAGAAAGTACATTGGCTCAAGTATATAAAGCAAAGGATCCAGAAAAGCCAGGTACCTTCCGAGGGGGACCCGCTTATTACATTACAAAAGGATTAAATAAAAAATGGTTAGGTATCATATTTGCTGTTTTAATTGCCTTTACATTTGGCCTAATTTTTAACTCTGTGCAAAGTAATACAATTTCCGCTGCATTTGAAACAGCCTTTGGTTTCAATACTGCTATTACTGGTATTGTATTAGCAGCTGTAACAGGCGTAATAATTTTTGGTGGGGTACATCGTATTGCGAATTTCTCTAGTGTTATCGTACCAATAATGGCTGTTTGTTATATTGCTGTAGCGTTTTTTGTCATTATCACAAACATTACACACTTACCAGCAGTGCTAGCCTTAATTGTAAAAAATGCCTTTGGATTTGAACAAGCAATTGGTGGAGGTATTGGTGTTGCCATAATGCAAGGGGTAAGAAGAGGTTTGTTTTCAAATGAAGCTGGAATGGGGAGTGCGCCGAACGCAGCAGCAACAGCACATGTATCGCATCCTGCGAAACAAGGATTTATTCAAACATTAGGTGTTTATGTGGATACAATAATTGTTTGTACTGCTACAGCGTTTGTTATCTTAGTTTCGACAGATATTTTTAACGCTGGTCAATATGAAGGGATCAATCTACTTCAAGCATCATTAAGCGCTCAAGTGGGAAGTTGGGCGAACATCTTTATCGCTGTTTCCATTTTACTTTTTGCTTTCAGTTCAATTGTAGGGAGTTACTATTATGGGGAAACAAATATTCAGTTTATTACGAAGAATAAAGCTGTGTTAAATATATTCCGATTTGCAACGATTGCTTTTGTAATTATCGGTGCAGTAGCAAAACTAGGAATGGTTTGGAATGTAGCTGATTTATTTATGGGGTTAATGACGGTAATCAATTTAATAGCTATCTTTGCTTTAAGTAAGGTTGCATTTAAGGTGTTAAAGGATTATGAAGGAAAAAGAAAGCAGGGATTAGATCCAGTATTTAATCCAAAAGAATTAGGAATTGAAAATACAGAATGCTGGGAAAGGGAAGAACTTGAACAAGAACGCCAGGTGAAAATTAGTTAA
- a CDS encoding PadR family transcriptional regulator, which produces MSENNNYNALSESTYYILLSLLTPQHGYGIMQDVQKMSNGRLTLAPGTLYGAIKALLEKGWIEFSKDEDTEKRKKVYILTSEGHQVLQSEIVRLKELYQNGLVRMRGETND; this is translated from the coding sequence ATCTCAGAAAATAATAATTACAATGCCTTATCTGAATCAACCTACTATATCCTACTCTCTCTTCTTACCCCTCAGCATGGATATGGAATTATGCAGGATGTTCAAAAAATGAGTAATGGACGTTTAACATTAGCTCCCGGTACACTTTATGGTGCAATTAAGGCTCTCTTAGAAAAAGGCTGGATAGAATTTTCAAAGGATGAGGATACGGAGAAAAGAAAAAAAGTGTATATCTTAACTAGTGAAGGCCATCAAGTGCTTCAATCTGAAATTGTAAGACTAAAAGAGTTGTATCAAAACGGATTAGTAAGGATGAGAGGCGAAACAAATGATTAA
- a CDS encoding 6-phospho-beta-glucosidase, with translation MAFPKGFLWGGAIAANQTEGAYLEAGKGLTTVDLLPTGNKRFDIMMGKLPYYEPLEGEFYPSHEAIDFYHRYKEDIALFAEMGFKALRLSISWARIYPNGDDSTPNEAGLKFYDDVFDELLKYGMEPVVTIAHFDVPVNLVKNYGSWKNRKLVDFFEKYATTLFKRYKDKVKYWMTFNEINMLLHLPFVGAGLVFEEGEDELQVKYQAAHHQLVASSLAVKAAHEINPDMKIGCMLAAGQTYPYSCDPDDVFDAMEKDRDSFFFIDVQSRGKYPGYAKRFFKDKNLTIKMGAQDEALLAKYTVDYIGFSYYASRTTSTNPEINKQTSGNVFGSIENPYLEKSEWGWTIDPKGFRITANQLYDRYQKPLFVVENGLGAIDLPTEAGEIQDDYRIDYMRKHVLEMSEAIEDGVEIIGYTSWGPIDIVSASTGEMKKRYGYIYVDKDNEGNGTLNRSKKKSFNWYKEVIASNGETV, from the coding sequence ATGGCATTTCCAAAGGGATTTTTATGGGGTGGAGCTATTGCTGCTAACCAAACAGAAGGGGCCTATTTAGAAGCAGGCAAGGGTTTAACAACTGTTGATTTATTGCCAACTGGGAATAAGAGATTTGATATTATGATGGGAAAGCTTCCTTACTATGAACCGCTTGAAGGAGAGTTCTATCCTTCTCATGAAGCTATTGATTTCTATCATCGTTATAAAGAAGACATTGCTCTTTTTGCAGAAATGGGTTTTAAAGCACTACGTTTATCAATTTCATGGGCAAGGATTTATCCGAACGGGGATGATTCTACACCCAATGAAGCTGGTTTAAAGTTTTATGATGATGTGTTTGATGAGTTGTTAAAGTATGGGATGGAGCCAGTAGTAACCATTGCACATTTTGATGTACCTGTAAATCTAGTAAAGAACTATGGTAGCTGGAAAAATCGTAAACTAGTTGATTTTTTTGAAAAATATGCAACTACCTTATTTAAACGCTATAAGGATAAGGTGAAATATTGGATGACTTTTAATGAAATCAATATGCTTTTACATCTACCTTTTGTTGGTGCAGGACTTGTGTTTGAAGAAGGTGAAGATGAACTGCAAGTGAAATATCAAGCGGCTCATCATCAACTAGTTGCAAGTAGTTTGGCTGTTAAAGCAGCTCATGAAATCAATCCGGACATGAAGATTGGTTGTATGTTAGCAGCTGGTCAAACCTACCCATATTCTTGTGACCCTGATGATGTGTTTGATGCTATGGAAAAAGATAGAGACTCTTTCTTCTTTATTGACGTGCAATCGAGAGGGAAATATCCAGGCTATGCTAAGAGATTTTTCAAGGATAAAAATTTAACGATTAAGATGGGTGCGCAAGATGAAGCATTATTAGCAAAATATACAGTTGATTATATTGGGTTTAGCTATTATGCAAGCCGTACAACAAGTACAAATCCAGAAATTAATAAGCAAACTTCTGGTAACGTCTTTGGCTCTATCGAAAATCCATACTTAGAAAAATCTGAATGGGGTTGGACAATAGATCCGAAAGGTTTTCGTATTACTGCAAACCAATTATATGATCGATATCAGAAACCGTTATTTGTAGTAGAAAATGGTTTAGGAGCTATTGATTTACCGACAGAAGCTGGAGAGATACAGGATGATTATCGCATAGATTATATGCGTAAACATGTATTGGAAATGTCTGAGGCCATTGAGGATGGTGTGGAAATTATTGGGTATACAAGCTGGGGACCCATTGATATAGTTAGTGCCTCTACTGGTGAAATGAAAAAACGTTATGGCTATATTTATGTAGATAAAGATAATGAAGGCAACGGAACATTGAATCGCTCAAAAAAGAAGAGTTTTAATTGGTATAAAGAAGTTATTGCATCCAATGGAGAAACTGTCTAA
- a CDS encoding DUF2812 domain-containing protein, whose product MIKKVKKNTFKNFFIHIEKEEAWLNHMCKKGYALQEISDGYYVFEASTPSRYIYRIEFLKQEVFQKEKDEYVALMQELKVEKVASNKRWHYFRRDASLGEFEIYSDIDSQIEHYQRINFIWYILAFIFIYSGISQVFLFRDIHTFEMILNTVFVIIGIFFLILGFPLTKKIHALKKRKNLFQ is encoded by the coding sequence ATGATTAAGAAAGTGAAAAAAAATACGTTCAAAAATTTCTTTATCCATATTGAAAAAGAAGAGGCATGGTTAAACCATATGTGCAAAAAAGGCTATGCCCTACAAGAAATTTCTGATGGATACTACGTTTTCGAAGCAAGTACACCAAGCAGGTATATATACCGAATTGAATTTCTTAAACAGGAAGTTTTTCAAAAAGAAAAGGATGAATATGTAGCATTAATGCAGGAGTTAAAAGTAGAGAAAGTTGCCTCCAACAAAAGATGGCATTATTTCAGAAGAGATGCTTCCTTAGGTGAATTTGAAATCTATTCTGATATTGATTCCCAAATAGAGCATTACCAAAGAATTAATTTCATCTGGTATATTCTGGCTTTCATCTTTATTTATTCTGGAATTTCTCAAGTTTTTCTCTTTAGAGACATCCATACTTTTGAAATGATCCTAAATACTGTTTTCGTTATAATAGGAATCTTCTTCCTTATTCTTGGATTTCCACTTACTAAAAAAATTCATGCATTAAAAAAGAGAAAAAATTTGTTTCAATAA
- a CDS encoding SDR family oxidoreductase produces the protein MKVLVVGANGQIGKQVVSLLQESDEYSVRALVRTEEQLTAFEQSGVEAVLGNLEGSVEQLESVARDCEAVIFTAGSGGKTGYDKTLLIDLDGAVKMIEATKNIGVQRFVMVSALQAHNRENWNEQIKPYYVAKHYADRILVESGLTYTIIRPGGLLNEAGTGMVAIGENLERGMIPREDVAKTVVASLKETNVFNKAFDLVSGETTIADAVGGL, from the coding sequence ATGAAAGTATTAGTGGTGGGAGCGAATGGGCAAATAGGGAAACAGGTAGTATCGTTATTGCAAGAGAGCGATGAATATTCTGTTAGGGCGTTAGTTAGAACGGAAGAGCAGTTAACAGCATTTGAACAAAGTGGAGTAGAAGCAGTGTTGGGTAATTTGGAGGGGTCAGTGGAGCAGTTAGAGAGTGTTGCTCGAGACTGTGAGGCAGTCATTTTTACTGCAGGTTCAGGCGGGAAAACCGGATATGATAAAACATTGCTAATTGATCTTGATGGTGCGGTTAAAATGATAGAAGCAACAAAGAATATTGGTGTCCAACGTTTTGTAATGGTTAGCGCGTTACAAGCACATAATCGAGAGAATTGGAATGAACAAATAAAGCCATATTATGTAGCAAAGCATTATGCAGATCGAATCCTTGTGGAAAGTGGATTAACGTATACGATTATTCGTCCAGGTGGGCTTTTAAATGAAGCTGGAACAGGCATGGTGGCGATTGGGGAGAATCTTGAAAGAGGGATGATTCCGCGAGAGGATGTAGCGAAGACGGTAGTTGCGTCATTAAAGGAAACAAACGTGTTTAATAAAGCCTTTGATTTAGTTTCCGGTGAAACGACGATTGCGGATGCAGTGGGGGGATTATAG
- a CDS encoding glycoside hydrolase family 1 protein, with product MNKTTYQFPDSFLWGGATAANQLEGAYLEGGKGMNLADVMPGGKVRLNVISTPGFNFEIDKEKYTYPNHEGIDFYHHYKEDIALFAEMGFKAYRMSIAWSRIFPNGNELEPNEEGLAFYDKVFDECLKHNIEPVVTISHYEMPLHLIKEYGGWRNREVVTFFERYATTLFNRYKNKVKYWLTFNEINGAVFHPIFSLGFSPDTEDVRLQESFQGLHHQFVASSLAVKACHEIIPKGKIGCMLIYAPVYSIDCKPENVLYAFQEEQFFNYICGDVQVRGEYPAFSKRFFKENGITIHMENGDLETIKQYPVDFISLSYYMSRTEKKEKTAEEKAAGNIFSGVKNPFLEASDWGWEIDPIGLRIALNQLYDRYRVPLFVVENGLGAYDNVEEDGSINDDYRIDYLRKHIEAMGEAVEDGVDLMGYTSWGCIDLVSASTGEMSKRYGFIYVDKQDDGSGTLERKKKKSFYWYKNVIASNGQNL from the coding sequence ATGAACAAGACTACTTATCAGTTTCCAGATAGCTTTTTATGGGGAGGAGCAACAGCAGCTAATCAATTAGAAGGAGCTTATCTTGAAGGTGGAAAGGGCATGAATTTAGCAGATGTTATGCCTGGAGGAAAGGTTCGATTAAACGTAATTTCAACTCCCGGTTTTAATTTTGAAATCGATAAAGAAAAATATACCTATCCCAACCATGAGGGAATTGACTTTTATCATCATTATAAAGAGGATATTGCTCTTTTCGCTGAAATGGGGTTTAAAGCCTATCGGATGTCTATTGCTTGGTCCCGCATTTTCCCAAATGGTAATGAGCTTGAACCAAACGAAGAAGGACTAGCCTTTTACGATAAAGTTTTTGATGAATGTTTAAAACATAATATAGAACCAGTTGTCACCATTTCTCACTATGAAATGCCATTACACTTAATTAAAGAATATGGCGGATGGCGCAATCGTGAAGTTGTAACCTTTTTTGAGCGATATGCAACAACACTTTTTAATCGTTATAAAAACAAGGTAAAATACTGGCTAACTTTTAATGAAATTAATGGTGCTGTCTTTCATCCAATATTCAGTCTTGGTTTTTCACCTGACACAGAAGACGTTCGATTACAAGAAAGCTTCCAAGGATTGCATCATCAGTTTGTCGCAAGTAGTTTAGCGGTGAAAGCATGTCATGAAATCATTCCTAAAGGAAAAATAGGCTGTATGCTGATCTATGCTCCTGTTTATTCTATTGATTGTAAGCCTGAAAATGTCCTTTATGCTTTCCAAGAGGAACAATTCTTTAACTATATTTGTGGAGATGTACAAGTTCGCGGTGAATACCCTGCATTCTCTAAACGATTCTTCAAAGAAAATGGGATTACAATCCATATGGAGAACGGAGATTTAGAAACAATAAAACAATACCCAGTTGACTTTATTTCCCTTAGCTATTATATGTCCCGTACAGAAAAGAAAGAAAAAACAGCAGAAGAAAAAGCAGCGGGCAACATTTTCTCTGGTGTTAAAAATCCATTCCTTGAAGCAAGTGATTGGGGATGGGAAATCGATCCCATCGGACTGCGAATTGCATTAAACCAATTATATGACCGTTATCGGGTGCCTCTATTTGTAGTAGAGAACGGACTAGGCGCATATGACAACGTCGAAGAAGATGGAAGCATTAACGATGATTACCGCATTGATTATTTACGTAAGCATATCGAGGCAATGGGAGAAGCAGTAGAAGACGGTGTAGATTTAATGGGCTACACATCGTGGGGCTGCATTGACCTAGTTAGTGCCTCCACAGGAGAAATGTCTAAACGCTATGGTTTTATCTATGTAGACAAACAAGATGACGGAAGTGGTACATTAGAGCGTAAAAAGAAAAAATCATTCTATTGGTATAAAAATGTAATAGCCTCTAATGGACAAAACTTATAA
- a CDS encoding TerD family protein has protein sequence MGVILSKGQKVDLTKAYPELSNVVIGLGWDINQQGANYDLDASAFLLGDNHKVWSDDDFIFYNNPTGPNGSVIYSGDNRTGHGRLDDEQIRVNLSQVPNTIQRIAFTITIHDAYEKGQNFGQISNAYVRVYNEGEQVELIRFNLGRDYTIETAIVAAELYRHQGEWKFNAVGSGFQGGLAALCRNFGVTVDEEPVAPAYPNQSIQQAYQEPNRPPFQSFETPTYSASANSGAYQPTGQAAYSNNPQTYGQASAYHHSSEHLQCNRCHSTNVRTGEKGFGIGKAAIGGLILGPVGLLGGFIGKGQLKISCNSCGYSWSPSQTDYAEWGRQQKQRAKDLFMRYKNPEVLDAVVAACALVGMADGRLDPSEERKMMEFIHQSEELRVFDTNKVIQQFNHFVRKIEYDQIIGQTECFRALGKMRSKPEVARLVARYCIAIGYADGHFDQREKQVVTEICRELGLNPHEFLS, from the coding sequence GTGGGGGTTATATTAAGCAAAGGTCAAAAAGTAGATTTGACGAAAGCGTATCCTGAGTTAAGCAATGTAGTTATTGGTTTAGGCTGGGATATCAATCAACAAGGTGCCAACTATGATTTAGATGCTTCGGCTTTTTTGTTAGGAGACAATCATAAAGTATGGAGCGATGATGATTTTATTTTTTATAATAATCCCACTGGTCCTAATGGTTCGGTAATATACAGTGGAGATAACCGGACGGGACATGGTAGATTGGACGATGAACAAATTAGAGTGAATTTGTCCCAAGTACCAAACACTATTCAACGTATCGCTTTTACTATTACAATCCATGATGCTTATGAAAAAGGACAAAATTTTGGACAAATATCTAATGCCTATGTCAGAGTATATAATGAGGGAGAGCAAGTAGAGCTTATTCGTTTCAATCTTGGAAGAGACTATACAATCGAAACGGCGATTGTGGCAGCAGAGCTATATCGCCATCAAGGAGAATGGAAGTTTAATGCAGTTGGCAGTGGCTTTCAGGGTGGATTAGCTGCCTTATGTCGCAATTTCGGAGTGACTGTTGATGAGGAGCCAGTAGCTCCTGCTTATCCTAATCAATCGATCCAACAAGCCTATCAAGAACCTAATAGACCGCCCTTCCAGTCGTTTGAAACACCAACTTATTCCGCTTCTGCTAATAGTGGGGCTTATCAGCCAACTGGGCAAGCGGCATATTCAAATAATCCGCAAACGTATGGACAAGCTTCTGCATACCATCATTCTAGTGAGCATTTGCAGTGTAATAGATGCCATAGTACCAATGTCCGTACAGGTGAAAAAGGATTTGGAATTGGAAAAGCAGCTATTGGCGGATTGATTTTAGGACCTGTTGGACTACTAGGCGGCTTTATTGGAAAAGGACAATTAAAAATTAGCTGCAATAGTTGTGGTTATAGTTGGTCTCCTTCTCAGACAGATTATGCAGAATGGGGCAGACAACAGAAACAACGCGCGAAAGACCTCTTTATGCGATATAAAAATCCAGAAGTATTAGACGCGGTTGTTGCTGCATGTGCATTAGTAGGTATGGCAGATGGAAGATTAGATCCTTCAGAAGAACGAAAAATGATGGAGTTTATCCATCAAAGCGAAGAATTACGTGTTTTTGATACAAACAAAGTAATTCAGCAATTTAATCATTTTGTTCGCAAAATAGAATATGATCAAATTATTGGTCAGACCGAGTGTTTTCGTGCATTAGGGAAAATGCGCTCTAAGCCAGAGGTTGCAAGACTTGTAGCTCGATATTGCATTGCGATTGGCTATGCAGACGGTCATTTTGATCAAAGAGAAAAACAAGTAGTGACGGAAATATGCCGCGAACTAGGATTAAATCCGCATGAATTTTTATCTTAA
- the licT gene encoding BglG family transcription antiterminator LicT, producing the protein MKIEKVYNNNVIGTFNEKKEELVVMGRGIAFQKKPGDLVDNAKIEKIFALKNNDMSEKFKTLLYEVPVEYIEITEETLKIASSRLGRKLNDSFYISLTDHLHFAVQRIEKGYEIKNALLWEIKRFYKEEFSIAMETVQLIKDKLGVELPEDEAGFIAMHIVNSDLNQEMPNVANITKVMQNILNIVKYHYKMEFDEESLNYFRFITHLKFFAQRLYSKTYMDDDDPYLYEMVKLKHQEAFKCTEKINEYIENQFDYSLTDNEKLYLAIHIQRVVNR; encoded by the coding sequence ATGAAAATAGAAAAAGTTTATAACAATAATGTTATAGGGACATTTAATGAAAAAAAAGAAGAGCTAGTAGTCATGGGAAGAGGCATTGCCTTTCAAAAAAAGCCTGGTGATTTAGTGGATAATGCGAAAATCGAGAAAATATTTGCTTTAAAAAATAATGATATGTCTGAAAAATTTAAAACCCTTTTATATGAAGTACCTGTTGAATATATCGAAATAACAGAAGAAACATTAAAGATTGCTAGCAGTCGGCTAGGAAGAAAACTAAATGATAGTTTTTATATCTCGCTAACAGACCATTTGCATTTTGCTGTACAAAGAATTGAAAAAGGGTATGAAATTAAAAACGCTTTATTATGGGAAATAAAACGATTTTATAAGGAAGAGTTTTCTATTGCGATGGAGACAGTTCAACTAATTAAGGATAAATTAGGTGTGGAGCTTCCAGAAGATGAAGCTGGGTTTATCGCTATGCATATCGTGAATTCAGATTTAAATCAGGAAATGCCCAATGTTGCAAACATAACAAAGGTAATGCAAAACATATTAAATATCGTAAAATATCATTATAAAATGGAATTTGATGAGGAATCATTAAATTATTTTCGATTTATTACTCATTTGAAGTTCTTTGCTCAAAGACTCTATAGTAAAACTTATATGGATGATGATGATCCTTATCTTTATGAAATGGTGAAACTTAAGCATCAGGAAGCATTTAAATGTACGGAAAAAATAAATGAATATATTGAAAATCAATTCGATTATTCTTTAACAGATAATGAAAAATTATATTTAGCTATTCATATACAAAGGGTAGTGAATCGTTAG
- a CDS encoding beta-glucoside-specific PTS transporter subunit IIABC, with amino-acid sequence MKYEQLAKDIIANVGGKENVSSVVHCITRLRFKLKDESKANTEVLKNMDDVVTVMKSGGQYQVVIGNHVPDVYQAVVSVGGFQSQQPVEESEGPKGSLFNRFIDMISSIFTPVLGVLAASGMIKGFNALFVSTGWLTDSSGTYQILNATGDALFYFLPIFLGYTAIKKFGGSPFIGMAIGAALVYPTLSTLTAGDPLYTIFGGTLFESPIHVTFIGIPVILMSYSSSVIPIILSAFFASKVEKSLRKVMPDVVKAFLVPLFTLLIVVPVTFLVIGPIATWASTLIGQGSLFLYNLSPVIAGLLIGGFWQVLVIFGLHWGLVPIAINNVATLGYDTILSPIFAASFAQIGAVLAILIKTKNQKLKTLSYPAFISGIFGVTEPAIYGITLPLKKPFIISCIGAAIGGAIAGLTDVKGYIIGGLGIFGLPSYITPTGINMNLWGAVISIIVGFVVAFLLTLLFGGINKKQDSTGGNTAANQVAATKVEKEEVSSPLNGEVIALAKVKDEAFASGALGHGIAIEPSEGKLFAPVDGTVSALFPTKHAIGITTDTGADILIHIGMDTVQLEGKYFTVHTTQGEMVRKGQLLIEFDIDQIKKAGKPLTTPIVITNYREFNLQISDKKRTKQGEVLFQLEKK; translated from the coding sequence ATGAAATATGAGCAATTAGCGAAAGATATTATTGCCAATGTGGGTGGAAAAGAAAACGTTTCCAGTGTGGTTCATTGTATTACACGTTTACGATTTAAGCTGAAGGATGAAAGCAAAGCAAATACAGAAGTATTAAAAAATATGGATGATGTTGTAACGGTTATGAAAAGTGGTGGACAATATCAAGTGGTTATTGGAAACCATGTTCCAGACGTATACCAAGCAGTAGTCTCAGTAGGTGGTTTTCAAAGTCAACAGCCTGTAGAAGAAAGTGAAGGTCCAAAAGGTTCCCTTTTTAATCGATTTATTGATATGATTTCTAGTATTTTTACGCCCGTTCTTGGTGTTCTTGCAGCTTCAGGGATGATTAAAGGTTTTAACGCATTGTTTGTTTCTACAGGATGGCTAACAGATTCTTCTGGCACTTATCAAATACTAAATGCAACAGGTGACGCGTTATTTTACTTCTTGCCAATTTTCCTTGGATACACAGCAATTAAGAAGTTTGGAGGAAGCCCGTTTATTGGAATGGCGATCGGAGCTGCATTAGTTTATCCAACGTTATCCACCTTAACAGCAGGTGATCCTTTATATACGATATTTGGAGGTACATTATTTGAATCACCAATCCATGTTACCTTCATAGGAATACCTGTGATTTTAATGAGCTATTCCTCTTCTGTTATCCCAATTATTTTATCGGCATTTTTTGCATCTAAAGTAGAGAAAAGTTTAAGAAAGGTAATGCCGGATGTAGTTAAAGCGTTTCTTGTTCCTTTATTTACATTATTAATTGTAGTTCCAGTAACATTTCTTGTTATTGGTCCAATAGCAACATGGGCAAGTACACTGATTGGTCAAGGTTCTCTGTTCTTATATAATTTAAGCCCAGTTATTGCGGGACTGTTAATTGGTGGATTTTGGCAAGTTCTTGTTATCTTCGGTCTTCATTGGGGTCTAGTGCCAATTGCTATTAACAATGTAGCAACACTTGGCTATGATACGATTTTATCTCCTATATTTGCTGCTTCTTTTGCGCAAATTGGTGCAGTTCTTGCTATTTTAATTAAAACAAAAAATCAAAAGCTTAAAACATTGAGTTATCCAGCATTTATTTCCGGTATTTTTGGTGTAACAGAACCAGCAATATATGGGATTACCTTACCGTTGAAAAAACCATTTATTATTAGCTGTATTGGTGCAGCTATTGGTGGCGCTATTGCAGGTCTTACGGATGTAAAGGGTTACATTATTGGCGGTCTTGGAATCTTTGGACTTCCCTCCTACATTACTCCAACTGGAATTAATATGAATTTATGGGGAGCAGTAATATCAATCATTGTTGGTTTTGTAGTAGCATTCTTATTGACGTTATTGTTTGGAGGTATTAATAAAAAACAAGATTCTACTGGGGGAAATACAGCTGCTAATCAAGTGGCGGCAACAAAAGTAGAAAAAGAGGAAGTAAGTAGCCCGTTAAATGGAGAAGTAATAGCTCTAGCAAAAGTAAAAGATGAAGCATTTGCATCTGGAGCGCTTGGTCATGGAATAGCAATTGAACCAAGTGAAGGGAAATTATTTGCTCCTGTAGATGGAACGGTGTCTGCTTTATTTCCAACTAAGCATGCGATAGGCATCACAACTGATACTGGTGCTGATATTTTAATTCATATCGGAATGGATACTGTTCAATTGGAAGGTAAGTATTTTACTGTCCACACTACGCAAGGTGAAATGGTAAGAAAAGGACAATTACTGATTGAATTCGATATAGATCAAATCAAAAAAGCTGGCAAGCCTTTAACTACACCTATTGTGATAACAAACTATCGAGAATTTAATTTGCAAATATCAGATAAAAAAAGAACAAAACAAGGAGAAGTATTGTTCCAGCTAGAAAAAAAGTAA